The Glycine soja cultivar W05 chromosome 3, ASM419377v2, whole genome shotgun sequence genome window below encodes:
- the LOC114406011 gene encoding protein LURP-one-related 15-like, whose protein sequence is MQNQRPSGIINPKYCAPYNVDLAIVRKVLTLSDSFTVTDVNGKIVFNLKGSLITLHDHRVLLDAAGEPIVTLRRKIMSAHDQWQVFRGESTELKDLIFSVKKSSVFQLKTKLDVFLANNTKEEVCDFKVKGSWFERSCVVYAGESLTIAAQMHKKHTVQSIALGKDNFIVTVYPNIDYAFIVALILILDEINQDKKKD, encoded by the exons ATGCAAAACCAACGACCCTCCGGTATCATCAACCCTAAGTATTGTGCTCCATATAATGTTGACCTAGCAATTGTGAGAAAAGTCCTAACATTATCTGATAGCTTTACCGTCACCGATGTCAATGGCAAAATTGTTTTCAACCTTAAGGGCTCTCTGATAACCCTCCATGACCACCGTGTCTTGCTTGATGCCGCCGGCGAACCCATTGTCACATTACGCCGGAAG ATTATGTCAGCTCATGATCAGTGGCAAGTTTTCCGTGGTGAAAGCACGGAGCTGAAAGATTTGATCTTTAGTGTAAAGAAATCATCAGTTTTCCAGCTAAAGACAAAATTAGATGTGTTCTTAGCTAACAATACTAAAGAAGAAGTTTGTGACTTTAAGGTCAAAGGAAGTTGGTTCGAGCGATCTTGTGTTGTTTATGCTGGTGAATCTCTCACCATTGCTGCCCAG ATGCATAAGAAGCACACTGTTCAAAGCATTGCGTTGGGTAAAGATAATTTCATAGTTACAGTGTATCCAAATATTGACTATGCATTCATAGTGGCACTGATTCTGATTCTTGACGAAATTAACCAAGACAAGAAAAAAGATTga
- the LOC114406012 gene encoding protein LURP-one-related 15-like translates to MQTRQPFGPTQMTPTTTQVIGSQYCKPSPTSLEIVRTANTFANEFRVYDHNSVFTLQSASFSVHKRCILLHQGNPIVTLRRKRMTAHNRWQVFRGKSDQIRDLLFSVKRPNKGYNIFQPNTALELEVFLAQNTEEKVCEFKIEGNWSNGSCEVCSVQHRNIIALMNKHAVQATGSDNFVVRVEANVDTAFIVALIAILCLE, encoded by the exons ATGCAAACCCGACAACCTTTTGGACCCACGCAGATGACTCCAACAACAACTCAAGTCATCGGATCTCAGTATTGTAAACCGTCTCCCACCTCACTGGAGATTGTTCGAACGGCGAATACGTTCGCTAATGAATTCCGTGTCTACGACCACAACTCCGTTTTCACCCTCCAAAGCGCTTCCTTCTCCGTTCATAAACGCTGTATCTTACTCCATCAAGGGAACCCCATCGTCACGCTACGCCGAAAG AGAATGACAGCACATAATAGATGGCAAGTTTTCAGGGGTAAAAGCGACCAAATAAGGGATTTGCTCTTCAGTGTAAAGCGACCCAATAAAGGATACAACATATTCCAGCCAAACACGGCACTAGAATTAGAAGTGTTCTTAGCCCAAAATACTGAAGAAAAAGTTTGTGAGTTTAAGATAGAAGGAAATTGGTCCAATGGATCTTGTGAAGTTTGTTCCGTTCAACACCGCAATATTATAGCACTG ATGAATAAACACGCTGTTCAAGCCACTGGGTCTGATAATTTCGTAGTCAGAGTGGAAGCCAATGTTGACACTGCTTTCATAGTTGCATTAATTGCGATTCTTTGCCTAGAGTAG